Proteins from a genomic interval of Trifolium pratense cultivar HEN17-A07 linkage group LG6, ARS_RC_1.1, whole genome shotgun sequence:
- the LOC123892256 gene encoding bromodomain-containing protein 4-like: MHLINTKLVQPKQEFLVRLEDRLYVNGYPVISELDAEEVIQDYLKVLQNEGFTVDRSMVPKAPVNMYRPKRKLKRKADTQEDQAKPDLLAQKKVKVEQTLAEQRTKKKHEAAADKTAEASSKKPIDLDAEESDSDETQSDEETQSDEETLGARLRKKQVPDSKGKTPKYVFNEAEIGVGYTEPLNTILPETETINIPSDNSEENDCSTDELIRQGKENLEKFTSSDNIQQKDKRIPSENPLSELEKHLSPDPLNNHPFTHETSKYSSPPKPKSPQPQPQIEISPQPSSEPQQTSPIKQTSPSKSPKPTSEPKTPEPTPEPTSEHIASNLNPDSGAEHVSPERVHTCAPKPSEVEIIQIDNSTPTSPQHSTIPHISPSPSDLFGNLSNQLYDDLLRLSNIKNRFLACPSDVDIEVSLLKAKICNALDAVGEDIKSVIGKRDMEVVHLMKEGLARASLKRLTMYSHEENERAKFAAVSAAVLRLNAFKDCWVDSKLFKSQEAQRIETERLDQAAERLAQEANVLHQDDVLMLDYQEEGGPFSDKGKAPMDTDQLRALQEALRQQQEALERQRSDHLNLESKVDKLDSKVDSLNDKFDILLAFLQKP; the protein is encoded by the coding sequence ATGCACCTCATCAACACCAAGCTGGTTCAACCTAAACAAGAGTTCTTAGTACgacttgaagatcgtctgtatgtgaATGGTTATCCTGTTATTTCTGAATTGGATGCTGAGGAAGTAATTCAAGATTATCTGAAGGTTCTTCAAAATGAAGGTTttactgttgataggagtatggttccaaaggctccaGTAAACATGTATAGACCTAAGAGGAAACTCAAGAGAAAAGCTGATACTCAGGAGGATCAagctaagccagatcttcttgctcagaagaaggttaaagtTGAGCAAACTCtggctgagcaaagaactaagAAGAAGCATGAAGCTGCCGCTGACAAAACTGCTGAAGCATCATCCAAAAAGCCTATTGATCTTGATGCTGAGGAAAGTGATTCAGATGAGACTcagtctgatgaagagactcaatctgatgaagaaactctggGTGCCCGGCTGCGAAAGAAACAAGTTCCTGATTCTAAAGGTAAGACTCCTAAGTACGtttttaatgaagctgaaatagGAGTAGGTTACACTGAACCTCTTAACACTATACTGCCTGAAACTGAAACCATCAACATTCCCTCTGACAATTCAGAAGAAAATGATTGTTCCACTGATGAATTAATCAGACAAGGTAAAGAAAATCTTGAAAAATTTACCTCTTCTGATAACATTCAGCAGAAGGACAAACGTATTCCCTCTGAAAATCCTCTTtctgaacttgaaaaacatcttagcccagACCCCCTAAATAATCACCCTTTCACTCATGAAACAAGCAAATATTCATCCcctcctaaaccaaaatcaccacAACCTCAACCACAAATAGAAATATCTCCTCAACCATCTTCTGAACCTCAACAAACTTCTCCTATCAAACAAACTTCCCCCAGCAAATCTCCTAAACCAACCTCTGAACCAAAAACTCCTGAACCAACTCCAGAACCAACCTCTGAACACATAGCATCTAACCTTAACCCTGACTCAGGTGCTGAACATGTTTCTCCTGAACgtgttcacacttgtgctcctaaGCCTTCAGAAGTAGAGATTATTCAAATTGACAACTCTACTCCTACATCACCTCAACACTCCACAATTCCACATATCTCACCCTCACCTTCTGACCTATTTGGTAACctctccaatcagctttatgatgatCTACTTAGGTTGTCAAATATTAAGAACAGGTTCTTGGcttgtccctctgatgtggatattGAAGTATCACTTCTCAAGGCCAAAATCTGTAATGCTTTGGATGCAGTTGGTGAGGATATAAAGTCTGTTATTGGTAAACGGGATATGGAGGTTGTTCATCTGATGAAGGAAGGTTTAGCACGGGCTAGTTTGAAAAGGTTAACAATGTACAGTCATGAGGAAAATGAGCGTGCTAAGTTTGCTGCTGTGTCTGCTGCTGTGTTGCGTCTGAATGCTTTCAAGGACTGCTGGGTAGATTCCAAGCTGTTTAAGAGTCAAGAAGCTCAGAGGATAGAAACTGAACGTCTGGATCAAGCTGCTGAGAGGCTTGCTCAAGAAGCTAATGTGCTGCACCAAGATGATGTTCTCATGCTTGATTATCAAGAGGAAGGTGGACCCTTCTCTGATAAGGGCAAAGCTCCTATGGATACAGATCAGCTGAGGGCTCTTCAGGAAGCATTGAGGCAACAACAAGAAGCTCTTGAGAGGCAAAGATCAGATCATCTGAATCTAGAATCAAAGGTGGATAAGCTTGACTCCAAAGTGGACTCCTTGAACGACAAATTTGACATCCTCTTAGCCTTTCTtcagaaaccctag
- the LOC123892489 gene encoding activator of 90 kDa heat shock protein ATPase homolog 1-like — MAKYGEGDKRWIVEERPDGTNVHNWHWSETNCLEWSRTFFTDLLSNLVILNGEGNLFIKTTTIRSLGGEAYINIRKGKIIPGYEINLTVSWEGEAKDSDGNSLHKVNGSIEIPYISDENADEDPDLRVIVEDDGPIGKRIKDAMFSKGKGLILEKIRVWVQSMARGGPVKEELPVKQNNAPVIVAAAVVKNDSVKKESAVEKKKEKKEESKKGRKRIVMTEKFNCRAKDLFEILMDENRWKGFTQSNARISKEVGGEISIFDGSVTGSNLELQEGKLIVQRWRFGSWNDGDQSQVRLVFEEPEPGVTVVKLTHTDVPEEDRYGNATVVENTERGWRELIFQRIRAVFGFGI, encoded by the exons ATGGCGAAATACGGCGAAGGAGATAAACGGTGGATCGTAGAAGAAAGACCAGACGGAACCAACGTTCACAACTGGCACTGGTCGGAAACCAACTGTCTAGAATGGTCTAGAACCTTCTTCACCGACCTTCTTTCAAATCTCGTTATTCTTAACGGCGAAGGTAACCTCTTCATCAAAACCACCACAATTCGAAGCCTCGGCGGCGAAGCTTACATTAATATCCGTAAAGGGAAAATCATTCCAGGTTATGAAATTAACCTAACTGTTTCATGGGAAGGTGAAGCTAAAGATTCTGATGGAAATTCTTTGCATAAGGTTAATGGTAGTATTGAAATTCCTTATATTTCTGATGAAAATGCTGATGAGGATCCTGATCTTAGGGTTATTGTTGAAGATGATGGACCAATTGGGAAGAGGATTAAGGATGCTATGTTTTCGAAAGGGAAAGGTTTGATTTTGGAGAAAATTAGGGTTTGGGTTCAGAGTATGGCTAGAGGTGGTCCTGTTAAGGAAGAATTACCGGTGAAGCAGAATAATGCACCAGTGATCGTTGCGGCGGCGGTGGTGAAGAATGATTCTGTTAAGAAGGAGAGTGCGGTggagaagaagaaggagaagaaggagGAGAGTAAGAAGGGAAGGAAGAGGATTGTGATGACGGAGAAGTTTAATTGTAGGGCGAAGGATTTGTTTGAGATATTGATGGATGAGAATAGGTGGAAGGGTTTTACGCAGAGTAATGCTAGGATTAGTAAAGAGGTTGGTGGTGAGATTAGTATTTTTGATGGGTCTGTTACTGGAAGTAATTTGGAGTTGCAAGAAGGTAAGTTGATTGTGCAGAGATGGAGATTTGGGAGTTGGAATGATGGTGATCAATCTCAG GTGAGGCTTGTTTTTGAGGAGCCTGAACCAGGGGTTACAGTTGTTAAGCTGACGCATACTGATGTACCTGAGGAAGATAG GTATGGGAATGCTACTGTGGTGGAGAACACTGAAAGAGGATGGCGGGAACTTATTTTCCAAAGGATACGTGCTGTTTTCGGTTTTGGAATTTGA